In a genomic window of Candidatus Omnitrophota bacterium:
- a CDS encoding peptidase MA family metallohydrolase, protein MRRFKLFLIFLFFPFIVFADNPDWQVLKSTHFLVYYKSAPERSLNELTQKAEDCYNSITEDLGFNRFNFWTWDNRAKIYLFDNQEEYRKETHAADWSAGEASVASKTIMTFVTAPGFLDNILAHEMAHIIFNEMVGFNNPAIPLWLQEGVATYQQKNIFSVKADLADKLRQGSFINLEELSRTVVSGSQDRAKVALFYAESYSLVKYLISEFGKDRFVFFCQNLRDIKDLGEALIKTYSFASMEDFESAWKAYILE, encoded by the coding sequence ATGCGCCGATTTAAATTATTCCTCATCTTTCTATTTTTTCCGTTTATTGTTTTTGCGGATAATCCGGATTGGCAGGTATTAAAAAGCACGCATTTTTTGGTTTATTATAAAAGCGCTCCGGAAAGATCGCTTAATGAGTTAACTCAAAAAGCCGAGGACTGTTATAATAGTATTACCGAGGATTTAGGTTTTAACCGTTTTAATTTTTGGACTTGGGATAACCGGGCAAAAATTTATCTTTTTGATAACCAAGAGGAATACAGGAAAGAAACCCATGCCGCGGATTGGTCGGCAGGAGAGGCAAGCGTTGCCAGTAAGACAATCATGACTTTTGTGACCGCCCCCGGGTTTTTGGATAATATCCTTGCGCATGAAATGGCGCATATTATTTTTAATGAGATGGTGGGTTTTAATAATCCGGCTATCCCCCTTTGGCTTCAGGAAGGAGTTGCTACCTATCAGCAGAAAAATATATTCTCGGTAAAAGCGGATTTAGCCGATAAGCTAAGGCAAGGTAGCTTTATTAACCTGGAGGAGCTAAGCCGCACAGTGGTGTCCGGTTCACAAGACAGGGCAAAGGTAGCGTTATTTTATGCGGAATCGTATAGCCTGGTGAAATATTTAATTTCCGAGTTTGGTAAAGACAGATTTGTATTTTTCTGCCAGAACCTGCGGGACATTAAAGATTTAGGGGAAGCTTTAATAAAAACATATTCTTTTGCCAGTATGGAAGATTTTGAAAGCGCCTGGAAAGCGTATATTTTAGAATGA
- the murG gene encoding undecaprenyldiphospho-muramoylpentapeptide beta-N-acetylglucosaminyltransferase: MRVLIATGSSGGHIFPALSLIEALKNSGADLLLVLPKKSKDNNICVEFAQVKYIQAASLSFSLNSRNIAGACSFLLGAWEGMLIILKFRPDVVVGFGSLNTVALIFWAWLFRAKTIIHEQNVIPGRANRLLAKLVDKVAVSFSQTNKYLNISGEKIVLTGNPLRKDLAPVDRKQALDFFKFKEGKFNILITGGSQGSAKLNSVCFEAIAAYPKKDDLQLIHISGIQDYPRLKLKYDPLNLSYRLFEFFPAMQYAYSVADLIICRSGATTIAELQKFGIPAVLIPYPFAYAHQEANARILADPGAALIIKDEELRVEKLTDQLNVFLANPEKLKAMRRVYAQFTVADAACLLAKEVLSLN; this comes from the coding sequence ATGCGTGTTTTGATTGCTACCGGCTCAAGCGGCGGGCACATCTTCCCCGCGCTATCTTTGATTGAGGCATTAAAGAATTCAGGCGCTGACTTGCTTTTAGTCCTGCCCAAGAAAAGCAAGGATAATAATATCTGCGTTGAATTTGCGCAGGTTAAATATATCCAGGCGGCTTCTTTAAGTTTTAGTTTAAACAGCAGGAATATAGCCGGCGCCTGTTCATTTTTATTGGGTGCCTGGGAAGGGATGCTGATTATTTTAAAATTCCGGCCGGATGTGGTGGTTGGATTCGGCAGCCTTAATACTGTGGCCCTGATATTCTGGGCTTGGTTATTTAGGGCAAAAACCATAATTCATGAACAGAATGTTATCCCCGGCAGGGCCAACCGGTTATTGGCTAAGTTGGTGGACAAGGTAGCGGTATCCTTTAGCCAGACAAATAAATACCTGAATATATCCGGTGAAAAGATCGTCCTGACAGGTAATCCTCTGCGCAAGGATTTGGCCCCCGTAGACAGGAAGCAGGCGCTTGATTTTTTTAAGTTTAAAGAAGGAAAATTTAATATATTAATTACCGGAGGAAGCCAGGGGTCGGCCAAGTTAAACTCTGTTTGTTTTGAGGCAATCGCCGCTTATCCAAAAAAAGATGACCTGCAGCTGATCCATATTTCCGGAATCCAGGATTATCCCCGGCTTAAATTAAAATATGATCCATTGAATTTGAGCTATAGGCTGTTTGAATTTTTTCCGGCTATGCAATATGCTTATAGCGTGGCGGATCTGATCATCTGCCGGTCAGGGGCCACAACCATTGCCGAACTACAGAAATTTGGAATTCCGGCGGTATTAATCCCATATCCTTTTGCTTACGCGCATCAAGAGGCTAATGCCCGGATACTCGCAGATCCCGGGGCCGCCCTGATCATTAAAGATGAGGAATTGCGCGTGGAAAAATTGACCGATCAATTAAATGTGTTTTTGGCAAATCCGGAGAAACTAAAAGCGATGCGCCGGGTATACGCGCAGTTTACGGTTGCGGATGCCGCTTGCTTATTAGCCAAGGAAGTGCTAAGTTTAAATTAA
- the ftsW gene encoding putative lipid II flippase FtsW, whose product MVKKARINLFTISIVLICIGIVMIYSSSSIYAWEKYGDSFYFLKRHLFFLLAGLILTFLVMLVDYRLFKKHARLLLWIAFASLVLVLIPGVGKEVSGARRWFRFKFISFQPAEFANLALIIYISDFICRKGDKIKLLLKGFMPPICVLGATTLLILLQPDLGTVIALGSVVLIMLFVAGTRGTYILSLLLCSLPALYLLVFKVAYRRVRILAFLNPWLDPKGTGFQIIQSQIAIGSGGLFGRGLGHSQQKLFYLPAAHTDFIFSIIGEELGLAGTLGIIALFMIFIQQGLKIIKNAQDKFGYFLALGLVLMISLKAIVNIGVSCGVFPTKGLPLPFISYGGSSLIFDMVSLGILINIARTGEYP is encoded by the coding sequence ATGGTTAAAAAGGCGCGGATTAATCTGTTTACTATATCCATCGTGCTTATTTGTATTGGTATAGTGATGATTTATAGTTCCTCGAGTATTTATGCCTGGGAGAAGTATGGAGATAGTTTTTATTTTTTAAAGCGCCATTTGTTTTTTTTACTGGCAGGTCTAATCTTGACTTTTTTAGTCATGCTTGTTGACTATCGCTTGTTCAAAAAACATGCCCGCTTGTTACTTTGGATCGCTTTTGCTTCGCTGGTTTTAGTGCTTATTCCCGGCGTAGGCAAAGAGGTCTCCGGTGCCCGGCGTTGGTTTAGATTTAAATTTATCAGCTTCCAGCCCGCGGAGTTTGCTAATCTGGCGCTGATTATTTATATCTCCGATTTTATTTGCCGTAAAGGAGATAAGATTAAGCTGCTGCTTAAAGGATTTATGCCTCCGATATGCGTATTAGGGGCAACCACTTTACTCATACTTCTACAGCCGGATTTGGGTACGGTTATTGCCTTAGGCAGTGTGGTCCTGATCATGCTTTTTGTTGCCGGAACAAGAGGAACTTATATTTTGAGTTTACTGCTTTGCAGTTTACCGGCGCTTTATCTTCTGGTTTTTAAGGTGGCTTACCGCCGGGTCAGGATCTTGGCGTTTTTAAACCCCTGGCTTGATCCTAAGGGCACAGGCTTTCAGATTATCCAGTCACAGATTGCCATAGGCTCCGGCGGATTATTCGGCAGGGGGCTTGGGCATTCACAGCAGAAGCTTTTTTATCTTCCGGCAGCCCACACGGATTTTATTTTTTCGATTATCGGAGAAGAGCTGGGATTGGCCGGCACATTGGGAATAATCGCATTGTTTATGATCTTTATTCAACAGGGCCTTAAAATTATCAAGAATGCCCAGGATAAATTCGGGTATTTTCTTGCCCTGGGTTTAGTTTTGATGATTTCGCTTAAGGCGATTGTAAATATCGGTGTTTCTTGCGGAGTTTTTCCTACCAAAGGTTTGCCGTTGCCGTTTATCAGCTATGGCGGTTCTTCGCTGATATTTGATATGGTTAGCCTGGGCATATTAATCAATATTGCCCGTACGGGAGAGTATCCTTAA
- the murD gene encoding UDP-N-acetylmuramoyl-L-alanine--D-glutamate ligase, with the protein MRNTSYFKNKKITIVGLARSGAACANLLQRLGASVSITDIKDNAQTKEACAKLCSGDILVELGRHSRDFIKPADLVVISPGVPADALPIKWAKEFNIPVISEIEAASILCPATIIAVTGSNGKTTVTTLIGKILAASGKKVFVCGNIGNPFCGEVEAMQEGDFVVLEVSSFQLETIEDFKPKIAVILNLTPNHLDRYNNMQEYLDAKKRIMMNQDQDDFLILNGDDALLKGMAAQAKSKVVFFTRQDGFNPNQSTVISVGKILGIDQGLILDVFSKFKGIQHRLEDVREINGVKFINDSKATTADSAIWAIKNIDTPIILIAGGRHKGIDYRVIREFARDKVKHLVLIGEAKEKIACALGGEFPTENASTLKEAVEKAFVLAKPGYSVLLSPMCSSFDMFKDYEDRGMAFKEIVLNLGSGVTLDG; encoded by the coding sequence ATGCGCAATACTAGCTATTTTAAAAACAAAAAGATAACCATTGTCGGCCTTGCCCGGTCCGGGGCAGCCTGCGCCAATCTGTTGCAGAGATTGGGGGCTTCGGTGAGTATTACGGATATTAAGGATAACGCGCAGACCAAAGAAGCTTGCGCTAAGCTTTGTTCAGGCGATATTTTAGTTGAACTGGGCAGGCACAGCCGGGATTTTATTAAGCCGGCGGATTTAGTGGTTATTTCTCCCGGAGTGCCGGCGGATGCCTTACCGATTAAATGGGCCAAAGAATTTAATATACCGGTCATCAGTGAAATTGAGGCAGCTAGCATCCTTTGTCCGGCGACTATTATCGCGGTAACCGGTTCAAACGGAAAAACCACGGTCACTACTTTAATTGGGAAAATTTTGGCCGCTTCAGGAAAGAAAGTTTTTGTCTGCGGGAATATCGGCAACCCATTTTGCGGTGAAGTGGAGGCGATGCAGGAGGGCGATTTTGTTGTCCTTGAGGTAAGCTCTTTTCAGCTGGAGACGATCGAAGATTTTAAACCCAAGATCGCGGTTATTTTGAATTTAACCCCGAACCATCTTGACCGCTATAATAATATGCAGGAGTATTTAGATGCTAAGAAGCGGATTATGATGAATCAGGACCAGGATGATTTTTTAATTTTAAATGGGGATGATGCGTTGCTTAAGGGTATGGCTGCCCAGGCAAAATCAAAAGTTGTTTTTTTTACCAGGCAGGATGGCTTCAATCCTAACCAGAGCACGGTCATTAGCGTTGGAAAAATCTTGGGGATTGATCAGGGCCTGATCCTGGATGTTTTTAGTAAATTCAAAGGGATCCAGCACCGCCTGGAGGATGTGCGGGAAATTAACGGGGTAAAATTTATTAATGATTCTAAGGCAACCACGGCAGATTCAGCAATCTGGGCGATTAAGAATATTGATACCCCTATAATTCTTATTGCCGGGGGCAGGCACAAAGGGATTGATTACCGGGTAATCCGCGAGTTTGCCCGGGATAAGGTTAAACATCTGGTGCTTATCGGAGAGGCAAAAGAGAAGATCGCTTGCGCCCTTGGCGGTGAATTTCCGACAGAAAATGCCTCTACTTTAAAGGAGGCGGTAGAAAAAGCTTTTGTTTTGGCCAAGCCGGGATATTCGGTATTATTATCGCCGATGTGCTCAAGTTTTGATATGTTTAAAGATTATGAAGACCGGGGCATGGCCTTTAAAGAGATTGTGCTGAATTTAGGCAGCGGAGTTACTCTGGATGGTTAA
- the mraY gene encoding phospho-N-acetylmuramoyl-pentapeptide-transferase: MLYHLFYPLRDLIFAFNVFRYITFRAVMAALTAFILSLIFGPPLIKKLKTLKVGEKINKADSLKLDDLHRNKQGTPTMGGILILGTVVVSTLLWSDISHPCIWIVLFSTVWLGLTGFIDDYFKQVKNKARGLSPSVKLASQVVLGLILGIILIMDTGHNPRLDIPFLKGGGFDLDGFYVLFVILVITGSSNAVNLTDGLDGLAIGIMVMVGVAFSVLSYVSGNLNLSNYLLIPYIKGAGELTIFCASIVGAGLGFLWFNCYPASIFMGDVGSLALGGAIGTVALLIKKEMLLIIVGGIFVLEALSVILQVGSYKLTKKRIFKIAPLHHHFQFLDLPENKVIVRFWIIAGLLALFTLVTLKIR, translated from the coding sequence ATGCTTTATCATCTGTTTTACCCTCTTAGGGATTTAATTTTTGCTTTCAATGTATTCCGCTACATTACCTTCCGCGCGGTTATGGCTGCTTTGACTGCTTTTATCCTGAGCCTGATTTTTGGCCCGCCGTTAATCAAAAAATTAAAGACACTTAAAGTCGGAGAGAAAATCAATAAAGCGGATAGTTTAAAGCTGGATGATTTGCACCGGAATAAGCAGGGTACTCCGACTATGGGCGGGATCCTTATACTCGGGACAGTGGTAGTTTCAACCCTGCTTTGGTCCGATATTAGCCATCCCTGTATTTGGATTGTTTTATTCAGCACTGTTTGGCTGGGCTTAACCGGATTTATAGATGATTATTTTAAGCAGGTAAAAAATAAGGCCAGGGGCTTGTCTCCCAGCGTAAAACTTGCCAGCCAAGTTGTCCTGGGTTTGATCTTGGGGATAATCCTGATTATGGATACTGGGCATAATCCCAGGCTGGATATTCCTTTTCTAAAAGGGGGCGGTTTTGATTTAGATGGTTTTTATGTTTTATTTGTGATTTTGGTGATTACCGGCTCATCGAACGCCGTAAATCTTACCGATGGCTTAGATGGATTGGCTATCGGTATCATGGTGATGGTGGGTGTTGCCTTTAGCGTGTTAAGTTATGTTTCCGGCAACCTTAATTTAAGCAATTACCTTTTGATCCCTTATATTAAAGGCGCGGGGGAACTGACTATTTTCTGCGCCAGCATTGTGGGAGCGGGCTTAGGTTTTCTTTGGTTCAACTGTTATCCTGCCTCGATCTTTATGGGGGATGTCGGATCACTGGCCTTAGGAGGAGCTATCGGGACAGTGGCATTATTGATTAAAAAAGAGATGCTGCTGATTATTGTCGGAGGCATATTTGTTTTGGAGGCGCTCTCGGTTATATTGCAAGTGGGCTCTTATAAGCTGACCAAAAAGCGTATTTTTAAAATCGCCCCGCTGCACCATCATTTTCAGTTTTTGGATTTGCCTGAGAATAAAGTGATTGTTAGGTTTTGGATCATTGCCGGTTTACTTGCCCTCTTTACCTTGGTTACGTTAAAAATCAGATAA
- a CDS encoding UDP-N-acetylmuramoyl-tripeptide--D-alanyl-D-alanine ligase, with protein MFKVNEIIKATGGKLIQGKLRDKFEVVSTDSRRLKPGEAFLALKGNNFDGHDFIAEVLKSGVRCLIVERMPECLIPGRIAVIKVKDTTLALGDIARFQRQKFKLPVIAVTGSNGKTTTKEMIAWVLSDNARVLKNEGTKNNQIGLPQTLIQLCEKDNFAVVEIGTNHFGEVNYLAKIARPNIGVITNIGLSHLEFLKDLNGVLKEKSTLLDNLAKPSLAVLCADDKLLKRIIIRRNRGAHVFTYGINEQSDFCASAIKFRNGKLEFKVNSKFVFALSTLGHYNIYNALGAISVSRILGLSYPEIAARLAAFKFPKGRLNLIKFKGLTFIDDTYNSNPLSLEAALAALAAAKCKGKKILIMGDMLELGRQKELLHRQIARSITNTCDVLVAVGSLARLTAQAAAEGGFKRKDIFYCPGAAQAGDLLFDKISPGASDIILVKGSRSMKMEEVFKV; from the coding sequence GTGTTTAAAGTCAATGAAATAATTAAAGCCACAGGCGGTAAACTTATCCAGGGGAAGCTAAGGGATAAGTTTGAGGTTGTTTCCACCGATTCAAGGAGATTAAAGCCGGGGGAGGCGTTTTTGGCTTTAAAGGGAAATAATTTTGACGGCCATGATTTTATTGCCGAGGTTTTAAAGTCAGGTGTCCGCTGTTTAATTGTCGAAAGAATGCCTGAATGCCTGATTCCTGGAAGGATAGCAGTGATTAAGGTAAAAGATACGACTTTAGCCTTGGGGGATATAGCAAGATTCCAGAGGCAAAAATTTAAACTGCCGGTCATTGCCGTCACCGGTTCAAACGGCAAGACCACCACCAAGGAGATGATTGCCTGGGTTTTATCAGACAATGCCCGGGTATTGAAAAATGAGGGGACCAAGAATAATCAGATCGGCCTTCCCCAGACATTAATTCAACTTTGCGAAAAAGATAATTTCGCGGTAGTGGAGATAGGCACTAATCATTTCGGAGAGGTCAATTACCTGGCCAAGATCGCCCGCCCCAACATTGGGGTAATTACCAATATCGGATTAAGCCACCTTGAGTTTTTAAAAGATTTAAACGGGGTTTTAAAAGAGAAATCAACCCTGCTGGACAATTTAGCCAAGCCTTCCCTTGCCGTTCTTTGCGCCGACGATAAATTACTCAAACGCATAATCATACGCAGGAATAGAGGGGCGCATGTTTTTACTTACGGTATTAATGAGCAGAGCGATTTTTGCGCTTCCGCGATCAAATTCCGTAACGGTAAATTAGAATTTAAAGTCAACTCTAAATTTGTTTTTGCATTATCCACCTTAGGCCATTATAATATCTATAATGCGCTAGGTGCGATTTCCGTGAGCAGGATATTGGGCTTAAGTTATCCGGAAATCGCCGCAAGGCTGGCTGCTTTTAAATTTCCCAAAGGCAGGCTTAATCTTATTAAATTTAAGGGGCTTACTTTTATCGATGATACCTATAATTCCAATCCCCTTTCTTTAGAAGCGGCGCTTGCGGCTTTGGCTGCCGCAAAGTGTAAAGGTAAAAAGATCTTAATTATGGGGGATATGCTGGAGTTAGGCAGGCAAAAAGAATTATTGCATCGGCAAATCGCCAGGAGTATAACTAATACCTGCGATGTATTAGTGGCAGTAGGCAGCTTAGCCCGGCTCACTGCCCAGGCAGCCGCAGAGGGCGGTTTTAAGCGCAAAGACATATTTTATTGCCCCGGCGCTGCGCAGGCCGGGGATTTATTGTTTGATAAAATATCTCCGGGTGCTTCCGATATAATTCTGGTAAAGGGATCCCGGTCGATGAAAATGGAAGAGGTTTTTAAAGTCTAA
- a CDS encoding UDP-N-acetylmuramoyl-L-alanyl-D-glutamate--2,6-diaminopimelate ligase, which produces MKISGIKIKGITSNSKQVKKGFVFVAIKGNRQDGNCFINEAITRGASVVVMQKNTPKIKIPGKVKLITVNDCRKFLAKAANRFYGFPSAKLKVVGVTGTNGKTTIAYLIEALAGESGYACGVIGTIDYHFKGRVIESKNTTPGCVELQSLLAKMHAGGVKYCAMEVSSHALDQERAAGIRFNCAIFTNLTQDHLDYHKNLENYFLAKAKLFRSLPSSGTAIINNDDRYGRRIKRLTGAKILTYGIKTPSAVMAKDIDFGMDGAKFTLVAPKINLRIKTHLVGRHNIYNLLAAIAWGISAKLSIKDIQSAIEKFRNVCGRLEKVACKRGFTIFVDYAHTPDALFNVISALRPLVKGKIITVFGCGGERDKLKRPKMGKVVTELADYAIITSDNPRSEDPLRIIKDVCAGIDKNNYCRKPERFEAIRAGLSLVKKDDCLLLAGKGHENYQILKDGAVHFNDKEVVRKCLKSMK; this is translated from the coding sequence ATGAAAATCTCCGGTATCAAAATCAAAGGCATTACTTCTAACTCCAAACAGGTAAAGAAAGGTTTTGTTTTTGTAGCCATCAAGGGAAATCGCCAGGATGGAAACTGTTTTATAAATGAAGCAATTACCCGGGGCGCCAGTGTCGTGGTGATGCAGAAAAATACGCCGAAAATAAAAATTCCTGGAAAGGTTAAATTAATTACGGTAAATGATTGCCGTAAATTTTTAGCTAAAGCGGCAAACAGGTTTTACGGGTTTCCTTCAGCCAAGCTTAAGGTCGTTGGTGTCACCGGCACTAACGGCAAAACAACTATCGCATATTTAATCGAAGCTCTGGCTGGAGAATCCGGATACGCTTGCGGAGTAATCGGCACGATTGATTACCATTTTAAAGGTAGAGTGATTGAATCTAAAAATACCACTCCGGGCTGCGTAGAATTACAAAGTTTGCTTGCCAAGATGCATGCCGGAGGAGTTAAATATTGCGCGATGGAGGTTTCATCTCACGCCTTGGATCAGGAGAGGGCAGCGGGAATTCGCTTTAACTGCGCTATTTTTACCAATCTTACCCAAGACCATCTGGATTATCATAAGAATTTAGAAAATTATTTTCTGGCAAAAGCGAAACTTTTTCGTTCTCTGCCCTCATCCGGGACGGCAATAATCAATAACGACGACAGGTATGGCCGTCGGATTAAGCGTTTGACCGGCGCTAAGATTTTGACCTATGGCATAAAAACGCCCTCGGCGGTTATGGCCAAAGATATTGATTTTGGCATGGATGGGGCTAAATTTACTTTGGTTGCGCCAAAAATAAACCTCCGGATCAAAACCCACCTTGTCGGCCGGCACAATATTTATAATCTACTGGCAGCTATTGCCTGGGGGATAAGTGCAAAACTAAGCATCAAGGATATCCAATCCGCCATCGAAAAATTCAGGAATGTTTGCGGCAGGCTGGAGAAGGTTGCCTGTAAAAGAGGGTTCACTATTTTTGTAGATTATGCGCATACCCCGGATGCGCTATTCAATGTTATCAGTGCTTTAAGGCCGTTGGTTAAGGGCAAGATTATTACGGTCTTTGGCTGCGGAGGAGAGCGCGATAAGCTTAAGCGCCCGAAAATGGGTAAGGTGGTTACCGAGCTGGCAGACTACGCGATTATTACCAGCGATAACCCCCGTTCCGAGGATCCGCTGCGGATAATCAAAGATGTTTGCGCAGGTATTGATAAAAATAATTACTGCCGCAAGCCCGAGCGTTTTGAAGCCATCCGCGCGGGTTTATCTCTGGTTAAAAAAGATGATTGTTTGCTGCTTGCCGGTAAAGGCCATGAAAATTATCAGATATTAAAAGATGGAGCCGTACATTTTAACGATAAAGAGGTGGTCCGGAAGTGTTTAAAGTCAATGAAATAA
- a CDS encoding penicillin-binding transpeptidase domain-containing protein, with the protein MYISNYRRRNEAVFLVFFIFLLLCVGRLFFIQFFRSNYLTAIANKQHNQLVELEPRRGAIYDCNLKMQAFNMSMDSLYAVPNAIKNKEIVINQLLPILGTERAYLQERLDRKKAFIWIARKLTPEKSEAIKKLNMKGLGFVKETKRIYPNSYLASHIIGFSGMDNVGLEGVERDFNRYLAGTSGWAIFLRDAHLKKLDIWEKMILPVDGLDLVLTIDEVVQYIAERELDKAFKSFHAKGASIIVMDPHTGRILAMASRPNYDLNSHSGVSKDSIRNRAICDLFEPGSVFKIVTASAALEEKKVTEEDTFFCENGSYKVAGRILHDHMPHGLLTFRQVIEESSNIGTVKVAQILGPDTIYRYLKAFGFGSKLGIELSGEISGMIKPVRQWSKTSMTAIPIGQEVGVTALQLASAISVIANGGQLMKPYIIDSVRDSQGQIIKQNKPTLIRKVISIDTALRIKKILTGVVEEGTGRLAKVSGFSAAGKTGTAQKLEANGSYSHNKFVASFIGFSPAEDPLLAIVVTVDEPHPVYFGGVVAAPVFQKVAGDAIRYLKGNEMPTQGLAQ; encoded by the coding sequence GTGTATATCAGTAATTATCGCCGAAGAAACGAGGCGGTATTTTTAGTCTTTTTTATTTTTCTCCTGCTTTGCGTAGGCCGTCTTTTTTTTATCCAGTTTTTCCGTTCAAATTACCTTACCGCCATAGCCAATAAACAGCATAATCAACTTGTGGAACTTGAGCCGCGGCGCGGGGCGATCTATGATTGCAATCTTAAGATGCAGGCATTCAATATGTCCATGGATTCCCTGTACGCGGTGCCTAATGCGATTAAAAATAAAGAGATTGTGATTAATCAGTTGCTGCCTATACTTGGAACAGAGCGGGCTTACCTGCAGGAAAGATTGGACCGCAAAAAGGCATTTATTTGGATTGCGCGAAAATTAACTCCGGAAAAATCCGAAGCAATCAAGAAATTAAATATGAAGGGTTTAGGGTTTGTCAAGGAGACCAAGCGGATTTATCCTAACAGTTATCTGGCCAGCCACATAATTGGTTTTAGCGGAATGGATAATGTCGGCCTGGAGGGCGTAGAAAGGGATTTTAACCGGTACCTGGCAGGGACCAGCGGCTGGGCGATTTTTTTACGCGACGCGCATTTGAAAAAATTAGACATTTGGGAAAAGATGATCTTGCCTGTCGATGGCCTGGATTTGGTTTTGACTATTGATGAGGTTGTTCAATATATCGCGGAAAGAGAGTTGGATAAGGCTTTTAAGAGTTTTCACGCAAAAGGGGCCAGCATCATCGTTATGGATCCTCATACGGGCAGGATCCTGGCGATGGCCAGTCGCCCCAATTATGATTTAAACAGCCATTCCGGAGTCAGTAAAGATTCGATCCGCAACCGGGCTATTTGCGATTTGTTTGAGCCCGGATCGGTTTTTAAAATTGTCACTGCTTCGGCTGCCCTTGAAGAGAAAAAGGTTACTGAAGAGGACACTTTTTTTTGCGAGAATGGATCTTATAAGGTAGCCGGGCGCATATTGCATGATCATATGCCGCATGGCTTGCTTACTTTCAGGCAGGTAATCGAGGAGTCAAGTAACATTGGTACGGTAAAAGTCGCCCAAATTTTGGGCCCGGATACAATTTACCGGTATTTAAAGGCTTTTGGTTTTGGGTCAAAATTAGGAATTGAACTATCGGGAGAGATCTCCGGAATGATCAAGCCGGTGCGCCAGTGGTCAAAGACATCGATGACCGCCATACCTATCGGCCAGGAGGTTGGGGTGACTGCTTTGCAATTGGCCAGTGCAATATCAGTAATTGCCAATGGCGGACAACTGATGAAGCCTTATATCATTGATTCGGTGCGCGATAGCCAGGGCCAGATAATTAAACAGAATAAACCCACATTAATCCGCAAGGTAATTTCAATTGACACTGCCTTGCGCATAAAGAAGATTCTTACCGGAGTAGTCGAGGAGGGCACAGGTAGGCTGGCCAAGGTTTCCGGATTCAGCGCCGCGGGAAAGACCGGGACCGCCCAGAAGCTTGAAGCAAACGGATCCTATTCGCACAATAAATTTGTCGCTTCCTTTATCGGTTTTTCTCCCGCTGAAGATCCATTGTTGGCTATTGTGGTAACGGTTGATGAACCGCATCCGGTTTATTTTGGCGGGGTAGTCGCTGCTCCGGTGTTCCAAAAGGTCGCTGGTGACGCGATACGTTATCTAAAGGGAAATGAAATGCCCACTCAAGGCCTGGCACAATGA